Within Triticum dicoccoides isolate Atlit2015 ecotype Zavitan chromosome 1B, WEW_v2.0, whole genome shotgun sequence, the genomic segment ttagctccaaaatgatcaattttatcgaagttagctccaaaatgacctaagttagctctaaaatggtaaattagctctaatatgcttagttacctgggTTAGCTCAAGAAAGACCTATACATAGCTTACTTAtgccaaaaatggcataatatgcttagttaactcataaaatgctaggttagctccaaaatgaccaattttACCTACGTAAACTCCAATATGATCcactttacctaggttagctccaaaatgaccaagtttacctaggttagctccaatatgatgcattttacctaggttagctccaaaatgacctatttacctagcttagctctaaaatgacctgcacacttagcatttttacctagcttagctaaaaaaatgatattttacctaccttagttagaagaagaaaaagataaagaagaggagaggagaaaaagaaagagaagctaaattcttcttcttcttttccttcttccttttcttctttttcttctagctagtcttcttcttcttcttcttctaactttcatctttcccaatttgcagatttgctttagatgaggaagcttgcattgatggagtacCCTCTTCTCCTTATGCTTCCTTTTTGTTTATggaaacttgttggaaacttctttTGGATAttatgtctatatggatatgttgttggaaacttgttttcgatatgtatgtatatatggatatgttgttggaaacttcttGTTGGAAATCACTGTATGTtgaatatgttgttggaaacttgtatgtTTCTTATGTTGTTGGAAAGTTATTGTTGGTATGCTTGTTGAAATTACTTTcaaatctatctctctctctctctttctatatatatatatatgtgtgtgtgtgtgtgtgtgtgtgtgtgtgtgtgtgaaattctgtcaaattgaatgaattcAAAAAAAAGGGGGCTATATAggcactttgtcgtctgccagcagacggcaaagctgccacgtggcgggtacctgtgcaacctggggcacTTGGCTGGCCTATATGgtttctttgccatccgctggctgatggcaaagaactttgcatctttgtcgtcagccagcagaccgcaaagcacaccgttaaccccTTAATGGCCCTAAGCTGCCACGTGTGCCGTCCAAGTTCTACAAAGACCTTTTCATCTTTGCCGCCTGCCAGCAGACGGCCAAGAGGCCTTTGCCGTAGCCTATTCAGCCGGACTTgttgtcgtctgctggctgacggcaaaggtctttgccgtctgctggctgacggcaaaggtctttgccgtcagccatccatgcctttgccgtcagccatggcggacggcaaagtgcttGATTCCTGTAGTGTGTGGTGAACGAGATGGActcgccggcggcagcagcagcaaatggAACGACAGGGGCGGTGCGCATGGAGCAGATGAGATATGTTCATCGCGACTAGGGTTAGCCAGACCTCACAAATATATATACGCGTCTGGGTagagagacgtgggctgaacccacaTCTGAgatagcccacgatccgacgtctcaggtcGTCGCTCAGCTGTCagaaactctctgttcttgactggcaaaaataagctcaTAGATATAAGCTCGGCTCATACCCGCAACCCGTgacgcgtcgtgacgaggcatgaCATGGCGAGGCGAGCAGTGGAAGAGGAGTGCACGAGGGCATCTActattctcaagctccaatagcatgtgaaAGAGAATCCTTTATAAGGAGTACAACTCCTCCACTAGCGggttgggactaaacttcccaccacccctTGTCATGATACCTACATGGGACCTTAGAGATTTTTCTGAAATTGTTAGATGGGCTAAAGCCCACCCATATTTCAACAACATCTATAGTCGGGCGCCTCAAACCCGCCTCCTACGCCCGGGCGGGTCGCCCGATCACTGTTCGGTCACGGTTTTTTGACCTGGACGGGCCCCTTAGACGGCCCTCAAACGCCCGAACTGACTGGCaccccccatatccagcccaaatatggggcggatatgggggtgCCCGGGCGTCCCTGAGCACGCCCGCCACGTCGGTCCTGGCCCATGCTAACCAACCCGACCCCACATAAAATCCTTCCCATCTGCTCgctggaccaaaccctagccacgtcGTCTTCAGCATAGCGAGCAGCGGATCCGAGTCCTTCACCTCCAgatccgtcgaccccgagctcatcccACGCGGCCCCCCGGAGGAGTTGGACATCCGGCTTGCGCTCTGCCACGCCCAGGAGGACGCCCGTGCATGGCTGCGCTCGGACTGCATCCATCGGGAATCCATTGCGTCCACCCAAACGGCGCATGGATCTGGCGCTAGGCTAGCCGTAGCTACCTCGCCGGAGGCCGTGTGGTCCTTCTGGCATCTGAATGCACTGGCGGACACGCAACCCCTTCGGTGGTGCGCCGATATTTGGGATGCACCATCGTCCCATGAGGCCATAGCATAGCGTGCCCGCCGTGCAAGGCaccgggcgcgggaggcggcgggagCCCTCGCGGCAGCGGACGTCGGCCAGGCGGAGTCGCATTCTCCGGCGCCCCGTATGGCGCATCAGTCCGGGCGCCGCAACCGCATCGTGGTGGACGTCGGCGGATCGTCCCCAGACGGATCCATCTTCGATCTGATGTCCACCGCCATCGTTTGGATTccgggctccgacgaggaagagtagggcatgggagatggCGGCGCCTTGAGTCCCGTGAGCCGGCTCGTGTCCCATGCCCTACCCTATCTTGCTGATGACCGGACCAACATTCTAAGGAGCGCAGCTGGCCGCCGGACATGGCCAGGGCGGAGCCGGGCGAGCAGGGAGCGGAACCGGACGAGCTCCGCTTAGATTAGGTTTcacgttgcatgtaataatatggatttgaggtttcTAATTTGAGGTATCCGGATGTGGAATGCATTTTTTAAGGGGTGACTGGTCACTATCCGCGGACGCCGCGTTCACGGGCGTTTGAGGGCTCGGATTTaccaagtccggctgtagatgctctaagcccGCTACTTCGTTGAGTGCAAGTTTCCACTCATTAAGCACCTTGGTTTGTACCAGGCCTAAAAGCAATTTCAAATAGACAAAGTACAGATGACTAGTTGTACAACCTGACCACAAGTTTGATTTGCTATAATTGACTCTGATCATCTGATGCACGTTTTCCTACCTATTTTCATGAATACCAGGAGAAATataagttttttaaaaaaaaattgcatCTGTTGTGTTCATCCTAACTATGCAGAGACCAGGTGTGAAATCAGTTTGCTTATATCTTTTTAATATGACGTTATGAATTAATAGAAGTGACCTTTATTAAAAAAAATCTTTTCACCATTCTTGATCATACTGTGCGTGTGCATTTGACGGCAAAAAAAATTGACATGCCTTCTAAAACAAGAAGACTATTGTTTCAAGCTTCTTCGAAAGTATAAATACCTAGGACCGTCCTCTTTCTCCCCCACGAGGCGACACAAATAGGTGATTAGGGTTTCCCTCCTCTTGCGGGTGCCGTCGGCCTTCCTCCCCGCCTCTGATGGCCTTTGGGCCTTGGAGATGCGGAGGAACACAACCCTTCACCGGTGGGAGGGATCGCATTCTTGTTTTAGGTAGTTTTAGCATCTTTTTGAGGGCTATGAGGCGACGATGACTCCCCATAGTAGAAATAATGTCTCCCGCGTATCATCCCTGTCTTGGCGGTGCGTCTAGTGCTGATAAGGGAATGTGAATGTGTGTCTCCAATGGATCTTTCCCCGGATTCGATCGACGTTGGTCTTTGATGGGTCTCTTTGGATCCATCTGGATTCGGCCGGCCATCATGTTCTTAGAAGGTTACATCAAATTACCCTAAAAAAAAGGTTACATCAAAGGAGGTAAGACCTTTGTCGACTGGTGATTGGACGATCATATTAAGTATAGGCAGGTTTGTAGGACACGGCCAATTGCACTAAAGTGTGACCACGTGCTCCCAATTAGCACACGGGGCGGCGGCGCAGCCTGGTTATGTTGTTAATACCTCCCCTGGTGGTAAGTGGCAACTGGTAAGTACTCTTTTCATACGCTTAGGTCATTGCTTACGGAAAGATCAATGGACTGCTGAGCCCTGTTTATTTTTTTCTTTACCTATCTGGTGTAACAAGCTTCCATATGTTTTAGCTGGCTCGGTAGCGAGGATGCAGGGGNNNNNNNNNNNNNNNNNNNNNNNNNNNNNNNNNNNNNNNNNNNNNNNNNNNNNNNNNNNNNNNNNNNNNNNNNNNNNNNNNNNNNNNNNNNNNNNNNNNNNNNNNNNNNNNNNNNNNNNNNNNNNNNNNNNNNNNNNNNNNNNNNNNNNNNNNNNNNNNNNNNNNNNNNNNNNNNNNNNNNNNNNNNNNNNNNNNNNNNNNNNNNNNNNNNNNNNNNNNNNNNNNNNNNNNNNNNNNNNNNNNNNNNNNNNNNNNNNNNNNNNNNNNNNNNNNNNNNNNNNNNNNNNNNNNNNNNNNNNNNNNNNNNNNNNNNNNNNNNNNNNNNNNNNNNNNNNNNNNNNNNNNNNNNNNNNNTGGAGACGCGAAAATATAGAATTTGGGACGGTGAACGGAACAGGACGACCTGCACCTCACCTTGTCTTCTCTCTATATAAATCAGATTTGCTTTTTACTAGTAAATAAAAAGGCATAGCGGTTTCTCAAAAAATCTATacctttttaaaaaaaacttcaatGACCTTTATTACATAATAATCATATcagttatactccctctgttcctaaatataagtctttttagacatttcaaatagactacaacatatggatgtatgtagtcatattttagagtgtagattcactcattttgctccgtatgtagtcacttgtttgaatctctaaaaagacttatatccgagaacggagggagtacaagggaTAGGATTAGGCTTCCCTCTATAACTAGCGTTGCCGCATTACTCTTCCTAGCACAGTGTCTGAACTTAACAGCAATCATCAGTCAACACCGCAGCAAAAGCACGGTATACCACATAATAGCTTGTACTATCTCCTACTATCTCCCGTGAATCAAACACTCCACTGCTAGTGAAAAAATTTATCATTTCCTCCCCCAGAGGCAGACCTTCCAATTGAGCGAACGTCTCCATATTTTTTGGTCCGTCCACCTACCATAAATTGCCCATATACTTAAAATgaattacccaccatgccacccGTAGGTGAAAAAGAAACTCTTTGCTAATTGTTTCTCTGTTTTTTTGTCCGTCATTGAAACTGCCTCTAATTTTGAAGTAAATTACCCACCTGGCTACCCGCAAGTGCAAAACAACCGTTAATTGTGTCTCTGAATTTTTCATCTATCATCGAAACTGCCCTAAAGTTGAAGTGTCAAAAAAATTACCGACCTCACCACCTGTAAAGTGAAAAAAAATGAGCGTTTCCTCCGAATTATTCGTACATCATAGGGCCCAAGTTTTCATCCTTCATGAGATTGACCTTTTCTTTTCCTTCTCATACACGCATCAAGGATGTAATAAAAAATACACGCATCAAGGATCAAGTTCAATATCGATCCATTATGAGCATGTTAGAACGCACGTGTCTTACGTCCGCATGCGCACTGGTTGGTGCACAAATGTTCAAATACGTGTATATCCATCTAGTGTGAATATTTGGAACTTGATTTCAAGACGATGATTTTATTATCCCGTTGCAACACTTATATGACATATGTAATCACTCAATAAGGCCAGTGGCGAGCACACTCAAAACTAGGTGGTTGCCTATATGCAACTGCAAAATTCAAAATGGTTTCACTACTATGTGGATCCAGATCCACACGTCACTGAAACCAATGGGCTGGGCATATAGCTGCAGCCTGCAGATTAAAGTTAGACACAGCAACGCACAGGTAAAAAATCTGAGCCGAATGCGAGACGAGACGAGACTAAGCCACATGTTTTTACACCACCAGGTCTTAACAGGTCGCAGCTAACAGCCAGGGGTCCAGTTAAAACTGACGCTAGCCTACACAGGAACGGGTGGCAAGGAGAAGAGAAGACCGATTAGCAGCAGGACATGCATCAACACACGCATCCACCAAGTATCTGAACAAATAGTGGGCACAAAGCCACCATCCAGCAGAACAGAGGTCAAGTGCGGCATTGACACGACATGGGCATTCTACAGCTCGAAGATAGTTTACTGTCTTCGCAGTTCGAACCGACCGATTATTAACCATCTTCCCAGGAGCCAGTCCGACATTGGTAGAATCTAGGTAGCAGCAGAAACATCTGCAAGATGAGCAAACAAGCAGTGTGTAAAGCAGATGTTCAAACGATGTTATATGTTCTTATCCAAACAAACAAGATGGCATATGAACCCACAGATAAAGCCAAAGGGTGAAAAACATACTAACATCTAGCTTTAAATACTTTAGAGACGCAGAAAATGAAGCCTTTCTTCTGCTGTATCAAGTATAAATACAGATGCAGCTTAGCTATGGGTAAATAGCATGTGATGTGCAGCATTTCAAGACTACAAGAGCTGCGCTTGCCTATCATCATCACACATATGCGTTGCCAAGTAATTACAGCAGTTTGTTCGAACAAGAATATTAGTGCTAGAGGAAGATAAAATGCCAAATTCGGTGATACAAACGTGCAAAACAATGCTAGATCACATAACTAGTCACTCCAGAAATATAGCGATTCGGCATCAAGTGAAATTGATGCATACTTGAGTAATACAGTAAATGGATGAACACATTGGCAATACATAAACCAATCTGGCAGAGAAGATACCTAGCATGTTGGCCTGCATGTTGATTCACCACAATATACATGCGTCCTAAATGAATCAAAATAACCCGCGACAGGTTAATGATCCACACAGGCAGGTCTTGCTACGACTGGTCCCAGCTCCAACCACACCGTAGTCATAAGTTAACTCCGTCATGGGAGGGATGTGATTAAGTGCAAAGAACATTATATGTGGGTGCTTGTCATCTCCATGGTCGTATTGCACTGGTTGCCAGAAGACATTTGGGGAGCAACTGTGGTTCATGAAACGTGAGACATTTCCAATCTGTTTTGCACTTATCTTGATGGGCAGCGGCTGGAATTCATCAGGTGATACATATGTGCTTTCCTCGCCTATCAATTCAGGCCCAGAGTTCCATTTTAGCGTCTTCTCACCAGGACACACGGTCTGAAAAATGTAATCATCTTCACTGTCATTCAAATTAACTTGAAGCTCATCAATGACCTCCCCAGCATACTCACAAACAAATGCACCAGCACGAATAGGATCCCAACAGCGAAGACCCCAGCCTCGATTTGTGGTCCTGAAGACCTCAAAGTGGTACCTGATCCCCTTTTGGCTCACTCTGTTCCGACAATTCAGGCTGCAATGGCAAGCTTCACCACATTCATATATTACTGGCTTGCGGCACACCAACACTCCTGCTGAGCTGTACGGTAGATCACCTTCATTATGTTGCCCACAAGCACAGTTTGCATCGCCGGGTAGGCAAACACTCTGGCAACCGCAACCCTGCAAGGCTTTCATGGAGCTTAGAGGTCTCGGGTATTTGACCTCAGTAGTATAGGTGAAATGTCCAGGTCCTTTCTCATGGTCTTCCTCATTGACGACACAAACTGGGAACGTTTCAGCCCCAGATGATAGGTCATGTTGTATAACCTTGCCTCTTGTGGATGCATTTTGTATCCATCGCTGCGTCCTCTTCCATATCGCAGCTCCATCACGCTGTCCAGGTTCACGCTGCAGCCTGTACTTGAAGCAGTTGATGCCAAACTTTGTTCTCTCCTTCCAGGACTCCTGGATTTTATAGAGGCCATCGTATATGTAGATTTTGCCAGCTAACGTAGCTGGATCTTTGAATCCCCGCACGACCCTTATCTCATTCTTCCTGTGCAAACTCCTCTCGAGAGCAAGGTTACCCCTCTCAAGCTTCTGGTCATGCCTCTCCTCCGTATTCCTACTGTTACCCCCT encodes:
- the LOC119348763 gene encoding histone-lysine N-methyltransferase, H3 lysine-9 specific SUVH1-like produces the protein MDRARNFIPGPNQELLDAKPLRSLAPMFPAPMGVNINQSSTSPLVVVTPVGQFPTGFGAGSLPAFGPFTTFSATANAFSPAGTSANVPIDVTPVSAYKTRSSGVTPLNDDGEPYSVSQTSASERQAKRSAGLAAEGSNGVKVKRPKPIYKNHVSGKLLAFLPTSDSTPREAVEAVHMTFEALRRRHLQMDETLDARRRADLKAGAIMMASDIRANVGKRVGTAPGVEIGDIFYFRMELCIIGLHAPSMSGIDYMSAKFGNGEDSVAICIVAAGGYENDDDDTDTLVYSGSGGNSRNTEERHDQKLERGNLALERSLHRKNEIRVVRGFKDPATLAGKIYIYDGLYKIQESWKERTKFGINCFKYRLQREPGQRDGAAIWKRTQRWIQNASTRGKVIQHDLSSGAETFPVCVVNEEDHEKGPGHFTYTTEVKYPRPLSSMKALQGCGCQSVCLPGDANCACGQHNEGDLPYSSAGVLVCRKPVIYECGEACHCSLNCRNRVSQKGIRYHFEVFRTTNRGWGLRCWDPIRAGAFVCEYAGEVIDELQVNLNDSEDDYIFQTVCPGEKTLKWNSGPELIGEESTYVSPDEFQPLPIKISAKQIGNVSRFMNHSCSPNVFWQPVQYDHGDDKHPHIMFFALNHIPPMTELTYDYGVVGAGTSRSKTCLCGSLTCRGLF